CAACAATTTGGACGCCTGTTGTGAGTACTTGTCTCAGGTGAGCCCGGGCTACTTGTACAGCGAAGGAGGCAACCTCAACAACACCGACGACCCCAGCTTCATCAGGCTCCGCAATCACATGACCCAGCTGAACCTGGGCCTGCAGTCTCAGTTTCAGAATGTGCATGCGGCCCCGGGACAGGACAGCCTGAGGATGAACGGCAGCAGGACTCTGTCCCACAGCCTGAGCGACGGGCCCCTCCAGACAGGACAGCCCCCCAACAGTGACTTCTTCCAGCAGGAGCCCCAGTCAGCCCCCGTGCAGGTACCCTCCAGCCTCAATGTGTTTGGCGTGATGGAGCCCACGCGCAAGCCCCAGCCGCCCCAGCACCTGGGACTCTACCAGCTGGGGGGCAAAGGACAGTCCATGGGCCAGCATGGCCAGCAGACGCCCCGCTTCAACCCCATCACCGTCACCCTGGCCCCCAACATCCAGACGGGTCGCAACACCCCCACCTCTTTGCACATACACGGCGGGCCCCATACACAGTCCGGCCTGAGCAGTCCACAGGGTAACTCTATCTACATCAGGCCTTACGTGACCCAGCCCGGCGGTACGACCCGGCAGAGCCAGCAGCAGCAGGCGGGTAGGGCCCAGTACAGCCCCACCTCCCAGGCCCAGCAGCAGATCTACCAGATCTCCCATCCCTCCTCACTGCCTGGCTCCTGGACAGGCCCTTCCTCCCAGCAGCACCAACACGGCTCCTCACATACCTCACAGCACCAGTCACAGGGCCACCAGACCTCCCATGTCTACATGCCCATCAGCTCCCCCACCAACCCACAGGCCCCCTCCTCCATCTTCCAGGCCCCCTCTGGAGGTCAGACCTCCTCCTCTGGTGCCTCGTCCTCGGTTATGCCCTCCGGCATGTCCTCCTTCAGCCAGTACAACATCCAGAACATCTCCACCGGACCGCGCAAGAACCAGATAGAGATCAAACTTGAATCTCCTCAGAGGAGCAACTCCACCACGACCACGGCCATGCTGCGCACCAGCAGCAGCCCCCGCTccaactcctccacctcctcctcctgcccgtcatcctcctcctctgtcgGGGCAGCCCCTGGCCCCACCACTACCCCCCTGTCCATCGGAGGCCCGGGCCTGAGCCGCAGCCAGCCCACTGTTTACATCTCTGCCAGCCCGCCCACCTCTGCTACTACAACCCCCTCTGACGAGGCCGTCATGGCCCCATCCGGCTCTCGCTCCCAACCCAAGTTTTACATTACTGCTAATAACGATGATGGTGGAGGCAGAAACCCCCCAACCGTCTACATCTCTGCTCAGCCTCCTCCGCACGGGTCCCAGGGGGCCCGGAATATGGGGGGCCAGGTGAGCATGGGCCCCGCCTACATCCACCACCACCCACCCAAGTCCCGTGCGTCTATGGGAGGGGGAGGCGCGGCCACCTCGCCCCGAGTGGTGGTCACCCAGCCCAACACCAAGTACACTTTCAAAATCACAGTGTCCCCCAACAAGCCCCCTGCAGTGTCCCCTGGCGTTGTTTCCCCTACCTTTGAGGCCACTAATCTTCTTAGCCTCCCCTCGGACCACCATTTTGTGGAGCCGGAGCCCCATCATCTCTCAGACCCGCTGTCTGCACACAGGGAGAGGCCCAGCGAGCCATGCAGTCTCAGCATGGGTTCAGACGACGCAGCATACACACAAGGTGAGACCGGATCAGGGTTATCTGTTAGCTGCTTTGCTTTGTCGACGGTCACAGTCTATCATTAGGAAGTATAGAcactcacccacaaacacacatccGGATACAGTTCGTTGTGCAATTGTTAGGTTGAACTATGGTATCCCTCAATCACATGACAAATAAGTTGTGCAACAAAAGTCAAGTGCCCAAAGAGACATAACATCCACTTACACAGTACAATGGTTGAAAGAGCCTGCAGGAACTTTTCAGAGTAACTTTCCCTCACAACAATAAGGAATAGTATGCATTTTTGTCCACCAGTAGTAAATGCTTTTTCCACTGCGTTCTGCCAAGAAAGTAATTTGACTCTAGCGTATCGTTTATGCCTGGTTTTAACTCGGATTTCCATAATATTGACACTAATGCATTTTTTAAGCCAAATTGTGTAGACGTTTGTCTCATTAAAATCCTCTTGGTCTTAAAACCCTGCTTCATCTAAGCCTGATTTGAGGGAGTAGATTAATTGTTAAAGGTGACTCGCATAGGGAGGGGTGTGATTGGAGCATGAGTCAGCTGCAATAATGCTGGGTTTGCGCAGACTGCCCTTTGACTGCGGGCAATGTGAGTCAAATGTGTTGGAGCGCAGCGTTTCCTTTTTTGGACTTTTGACTGGATTACGTGTGAGTCAGTGCCTGTGGCCTTTGATAGACGCTCACTCGCTGCTGCGACTACCGTGgggcttcttctctctctccccggaCCTGAGCCTGAGACTTCTGTCCCCTATCTTTCACTGCAGCCCTCTCCATGCATTCCTCTCTTGCTCGAATGCCACTCCCAGCTCTGCTTGGCCTTGGGGGGTGCTGCTGCCTGGAAAAACACAAAGCCTACTTCTGAGTGTTGGGGGGTATTGTGTTTGTTGTTTACTTTGGTCTTTCTGTGTAGGGAATGAATACATTTCCGCATAGCATATAGTATGTTATCAATGCGTTATAAGACAATGTAACGCTTCCTATGAAGCGTTTTAAGCAAGGTTTTTCCCAGGATCATTGTTCACTCCCCCAAAAGCCCTTTCTAAAGTAGGCCATGAAATGAAGAATGATTATGCTACTGTATGATTCTTACTCAGCCCACCGCACGTAGCATTATTTCCTGAAGGGAAATGTATCTTGCTCTTGTGGTTCTTCAAACACACCATAAGCCTGTACTGTAAGCGTCTACTTCAGCTGTCAGAGAGAAGCCATCAGTCTGTCCCCATGTCACATTGTCACAGTGTTAATGTGTACTATGTATCTTGCAGCCCTGTTGGTTCACCAGAAGGCCCGTATGGACCGGCTGTGGCATGAGCTGGacttgaagaagaagaagctggAGAAGCTAAAAGAGGAGGTCAACGAGATGGAGAACGACCTGACCAGGAGACGGCTAGAACGATCCAACTCCCAGTCCCAAATTCCCTCGGTAAGTCCCCACAGACACTACTCTCCCACAGACGGATACTACAACGACTAGAACATCAATGTTCCGTTCCTTGTGCAGTAACTGTATTCACGCATTTcgtttttgtttactacatatTATCTTCATAAATGGGTTTGTCATGTTTTACACATTGGTCAGTCTTAGTAAAGGTCCATGGCAATTTGACTTGACAATTCGCTCCTGAGTCCCATGGTGTATTTTCTAAGGAAACCATGATTCTTTGGGGCAattcataaaacacacacacttcctcctcGTTTTTTCACCCAATGTCAGGTTTATGTTAAGCATGCAGCTGTGAGTTTGTTGAACTACATCAGACCGCAAATCAAGTGGTGCTCTGAGTTTTCTGTTGAATCAGCTGTTTTTGTCAACTATCACTGTGTGTTAGTCAGGGCAGGAAAAAGAGGACGTGGAAGTTAAAAGCCTGGAGTTGAACTCAGTAGCTCTTGTGTCGTGTATTCTGTGTATTCACTAGGCCAGGGAGATCTGGAGATAACTCTCCCCCTGACACTGTTAACCCACTTGGCTCCATGCACCTCCATTGACTTATTACAGGCTTGTGTTTtgtgtcagtacagtacagcatgtGCCGAGGCTCTCAgtctctctactcctccactgTGTCTCTTCAGCAGACCAtgctgctgcctgtctgtctgtctgtctgtctgtctgcctgcctgcctgtctgtctgtctgtctgtcactggcAGTTTTTATGACCCTGTTTCCTTCTCTCTTATCAGATTGAGGAAATGCAGCAGTTGCGATGCAAAAACAGGATACTGCAGATCGACATTGACCTTTTAACCAAAGAAATCGATCTCCTTCAAACAAGAGGTAGGAGGCTCGGTTGGTTTTGAGGGTGTGCTTTGTCAACGTGCTTGTCAGTGTTGTGATGAATGTGACACCAGCTGCCTGTGTGGTGTGTATACGTGTGCTGTACGTCCAGTGTGTTCGTGGTGTTTTAACATGCAGTCTTTGTGATGCTTTTAGATCGCCTACTTCGGATAGCCCGGTCCTCATGTTTCATGTTTAGTCGATTTTCTATATGTTATGATGGGTagctctgtagagagagagagagtcagagaggggAAACTAATGTGGAATATAACAGAGTGGGGAACATGACCTGTGTCCAGTACAGCTGTACAGTAGTAGGTCTGTCTGCCTCTGCCAGGCCTGGTCTGGTCACATCCCCTCGGCACACGCAGTCAAGGTGCTGCCATTGTAATGTTAACTACCAGTTGTTTCCTGAATTGCATCCTGTTGCTGGTTGGTAACAAGGGATTTATAGCCCCCCTGGCTGCTCTCCACGGCTGACAGGATTCATACACCAGCTAGCACAGTCACACAGGGGAATGGAGAAAGAAAGGTGGCTCAGAATTGAATATGGCTTCTATTCAATAGACGGATTTGTGAAGAGTAAAGCGTTATGGCTTTGTTTTCTGAGTTCTTtatttgtctttgtgtgttagACTGCAGTCCCTTGCTTTATTGGTCTGTGACTCATACTCAGTTGTTGCTGTATGTGTGACTGTTGCGTGTATGTTCGTATGCTATGCATACTTATGCTCACTATTTCAGTTTTGCTTATGATGTCTCTGTCCTGTTTGTCGTAGGACCACACTTTAATCCCAGTGCCATTCATAACTTCTATGACAACATTGGATTCCTAGGTCCTGTCCCACCCAAACCCAAAGGTACTTTATGTGTTGGTAAGTTTAGGAAAGGTTGCATGGTCACCTCTGGACAACCTGACCCTCTTCTGCTTCCACTTCCCCTCTCTAATTTCTTGGTGTTAAACTTTGTCAACTATGAATATCTATTGGTAATGGGGCTTTAGATCTGTATTTCTATCAGGTGTTTATTTCTGTCTATCTGGGTAAAGTCTGCATTGATTAAATGGTTCTCCTCACATATGCTACCTTCATCCTAAGTGTTTTCATTCTGTATCTGTAAAACCTGCCATTGTTGGTGTTTTCACCTCTGCATATATCATCTTTGTTTTCATGccattcctctcctccatctcttgcttcattccttccctccatcctgtGCTTGGGACCTGTCAGAGCCAGAGGGTCAGGGGACAGACAGAAGAACATTTCATGTCACCTCCACGCTAACCATGGAGCCCTCCTCtgcccctcctccccctgctgcTCTCCCCCTGGGTTGGTACCTGTAGCTCTGTCTGTTTGtccgtctgtccctctgtctctccccttccctccttcaTACTGGGTCAGTTCTGTCCTCCCACCCTGCACACCATAACGATCTTACAACAGAGGACCTTTAGATAACGTTTTGCCATTTCATACTTAGAAAGCACCATTGACCCCTAGAAAATAACTTGAGTCATCCCTTCAGCACATTTGTTGATGAGAGGTTTGCCTGTTGTTGTTATTTGAACATGTGTCAGGATTCTCTATGCACTCTGATACTTTCTTAGCACTAaaagggcaatctgcagttgctacatccattttttgacttataaactaatgatatgtacccattgattattgaagaatataacttataaatgcctcaggagcttagttcaactgtcgtaccccatcagaacccaaaaataagcttgttttactccaatgtaaacaaagtacatgtaaacaaacactatagcctcaaaacatggttaaaacaatcATTTTGATGTCAtcaatggtcagtccttgcatccatagctctgtctatgaatttgagagtgggtgtatttctccaggcccatccctcagctttttactgaacAATCATTTTCTTGTGCAATACACATCCTGGAGGGTGAAAGAACCACAGTGATTCAGCAACTACCAACAACTGCCAACTCAATCCATCAGTGGTGCAGTGAAAAAATTCCAGTTTTATTGCAGAAAACAAACCAGCACATTGACTGACACATTGATTCGCCGCTGACAGTCTGACCCCACATTGATTGATGTTCATTGCCTGCAgctgcctgtgtgtctgtttaTCTCTGTAGTCTGTTGGGTGactaactcctctctctctccctctttccttccctccctccatccagagTCGAGCAGTAAGAGCGTAAAGACTGTAGCAGACCAGGAGGAAGACGAGGGGACGCAGTGGAGCTGCACGGCCTGCACCTTCCTCAACCACCCCGCCCTCAACCGCTGTGAACAGTGCGAGTTTCCACGGCACTTCTGAGCCACAAAGACGCCGACAATACCCAACACCTCGCTCCACTTTTCTATGAGAGTCAAAGAAACTAGATTAGAAAAGTTGTTTCTTTCTTTTGCTAGTAGTAAGAAAATGAACGGACAGGGTTTGTAGTTTTTTTTCCATTTTGGTCCTGTTTCTTTTCCCCCCTCCTCTGAGGTTAGTAGAATGCTGTCCACTGAAGGCTTGACTGGATAGTGTTTACAGGTTGTGTTACTTTACTTAGCCAGCAGAGTTGGATGATACCTCACCTTGGAGTCTCTGCATGCGTGGGGtcaccccccccctccctcctcctgctcAACGCTCCACGGGCAACTTTACCCCTGGGGATGCCTCACTGCTTCCTTATACAGTATTATCAGTGTCCTGCAGTgtgggggcacacacacacacgaaaaccAACATGGGTGCCAATTTGCCTTTGCTGATTTATTTCTTCTTCTGCGACGGCCTAATCAGGAATGGGAACTTTGTTCAGCCGTCACCTCACACCTGAAGGGAAAACTAACAAGACTACTTGTGGACTATTTGTTTGGTTGCTCTTTCTATAGGATGACTGGGGGAAACTAGCAGTGTTAATACTGCCACCAAAACGTGCCTCTTGTTCTCCCCTGTAGTGTCCCTTATCAATCTCTTCAATCTACAGTACAAATAACGGAAAATAAATTGCATGCTTTATGTGTACAGTACATGGAGGGAGGAAATACCCTTGAGCTTTTTACTGTACATAATTTTAGAATAATAATATGTGCCTTAAATGCCTTCTTCCTCACACTATGAAACACTTGTATTTCCTGTAAGTATAGCGTTATAGACTTTATTAACTTTGTTTTGTCTTTTGTTTCCATTTTCTTTCAAACCAATAAGCACGGTGTCCCTTTTAAGCTCTTTACTTGATTTGTGTGAGAATTTAAGTATTGCGTAAAAAGGGGAGCAGTTGTATGAAAACTATGCAGTCATGAAGCTTCGTCCACTCAGTCTGTTCATCGCTTGTGTAAATGCACAATTTCCGTGTACGATCTGCAGATGCAGCAAAATCAAAAGATGGACAAGTTTTCTAGGATGCCTGAGCTCTTGGACTGGTGAAAAAAGCTCAAAAGCAGAATGCCATCTTATCTAACAACTGGAATGTAGGTTTAATATTTGGGGACTTTTACACCTCAGCGTCAAGAGGCCCATGAATTTTTCAGTTCATCCTAAAACTTGCATCAAAATAGAAGCTTTCGAGTCAGATGGAAGAAAATACTTTGGCAATTGTATTAAGGTGTTGTCCATGTACAGCTTGGTGGAAGGTGACTGTTTCCTGAGGGCTTTCAGAATCAGAGTATTTTGCTATGCAGTATAAATGGGGTTTTCTAGAGTGTTCCAAAGATCAGGATTAATATGTTTTAAAGTATTCCAGTTTCAAATCAGCAGATATTTATATAGGTATGTGCCTCACCATATCTCCTCCTGGCCAGAAGATTAGAATATATCCTCCAAAAAAAAGACAAGGACAGTGCCATCTTTATATTTCTAATAAAGTGAGACAAAATGGTGACTGTCCTCTTTGTAGCTTGTTTTTATTTGGTTTAATTTGTCCTGTGAAGCTTTTGTTTGATGAGGATGGTTTAAAAGTTTACCATTGTAATGATTTTACCTTAATTGTGGAATAGTTTATTATTCTTTGT
This window of the Coregonus clupeaformis isolate EN_2021a chromosome 33, ASM2061545v1, whole genome shotgun sequence genome carries:
- the LOC121548996 gene encoding TGF-beta-activated kinase 1 and MAP3K7-binding protein 2 isoform X3, translated to MAQGSHQIDIQVLHDLRQKFPEVPEGVVSQCVLQNNNNLDACCEYLSQVSPGYLYSEGGNLNNTDDPSFIRLRNHMTQLNLGLQSQFQNVHAAPGQDSLRMNGSRTLSHSLSDGPLQTGQPPNSDFFQQEPQSAPVQVPSSLNVFGVMEPTRKPQPPQHLGLYQLGGKGQSMGQHGQQTPRFNPITVTLAPNIQTGRNTPTSLHIHGGPHTQSGLSSPQGNSIYIRPYVTQPGGTTRQSQQQQAGRAQYSPTSQAQQQIYQISHPSSLPGSWTGPSSQQHQHGSSHTSQHQSQGHQTSHVYMPISSPTNPQAPSSIFQAPSGGQTSSSGASSSVMPSGMSSFSQYNIQNISTGPRKNQIEIKLESPQRSNSTTTTAMLRTSSSPRSNSSTSSSCPSSSSSVGAAPGPTTTPLSIGGPGLSRSQPTVYISASPPTSATTTPSDEAVMAPSGSRSQPKFYITANNDDGGGRNPPTVYISAQPPPHGSQGARNMGGQVSMGPAYIHHHPPKSRASMGGGGAATSPRVVVTQPNTKYTFKITVSPNKPPAVSPGVVSPTFEATNLLSLPSDHHFVEPEPHHLSDPLSAHRERPSEPCSLSMGSDDAAYTQALLVHQKARMDRLWHELDLKKKKLEKLKEEVNEMENDLTRRRLERSNSQSQIPSIEEMQQLRCKNRILQIDIDLLTKEIDLLQTRGPHFNPSAIHNFYDNIGFLGPVPPKPKGTLCVESSSKSVKTVADQEEDEGTQWSCTACTFLNHPALNRCEQCEFPRHF
- the LOC121548996 gene encoding TGF-beta-activated kinase 1 and MAP3K7-binding protein 2 isoform X2 yields the protein MAQGSHQIDIQVLHDLRQKFPEVPEGVVSQCVLQNNNNLDACCEYLSQVSPGYLYSEGGNLNNTDDPSFIRLRNHMTQLNLGLQSQFQNVHAAPGQDSLRMNGSRTLSHSLSDGPLQTGQPPNSDFFQQEPQSAPVQVPSSLNVFGVMEPTRKPQPPQHLGLYQLGGKGQSMGQHGQQTPRFNPITVTLAPNIQTGRNTPTSLHIHGGPHTQSGLSSPQGNSIYIRPYVTQPGGTTRQSQQQQAGRAQYSPTSQAQQQIYQISHPSSLPGSWTGPSSQQHQHGSSHTSQHQSQGHQTSHVYMPISSPTNPQAPSSIFQAPSGGQTSSSGASSSVMPSGMSSFSQYNIQNISTGPRKNQIEIKLESPQRSNSTTTTAMLRTSSSPRSNSSTSSSCPSSSSSVGAAPGPTTTPLSIGGPGLSRSQPTVYISASPPTSATTTPSDEAVMAPSGSRSQPKFYITANNDDGGGRNPPTVYISAQPPPHGSQGARNMGGQVSMGPAYIHHHPPKSRASMGGGGAATSPRVVVTQPNTKYTFKITVSPNKPPAVSPGVVSPTFEATNLLSLPSDHHFVEPEPHHLSDPLSAHRERPSEPCSLSMGSDDAAYTQALLVHQKARMDRLWHELDLKKKKLEKLKEEVNEMENDLTRRRLERSNSQSQIPSIEEMQQLRCKNRILQIDIDLLTKEIDLLQTRGPHFNPSAIHNFYDNIGFLGPVPPKPKEPEGQGTDRRTFHVTSTLTMEPSSAPPPPAALPLESSSKSVKTVADQEEDEGTQWSCTACTFLNHPALNRCEQCEFPRHF
- the LOC121548996 gene encoding TGF-beta-activated kinase 1 and MAP3K7-binding protein 2 isoform X1, which translates into the protein MAQGSHQIDIQVLHDLRQKFPEVPEGVVSQCVLQNNNNLDACCEYLSQVSPGYLYSEGGNLNNTDDPSFIRLRNHMTQLNLGLQSQFQNVHAAPGQDSLRMNGSRTLSHSLSDGPLQTGQPPNSDFFQQEPQSAPVQVPSSLNVFGVMEPTRKPQPPQHLGLYQLGGKGQSMGQHGQQTPRFNPITVTLAPNIQTGRNTPTSLHIHGGPHTQSGLSSPQGNSIYIRPYVTQPGGTTRQSQQQQAGRAQYSPTSQAQQQIYQISHPSSLPGSWTGPSSQQHQHGSSHTSQHQSQGHQTSHVYMPISSPTNPQAPSSIFQAPSGGQTSSSGASSSVMPSGMSSFSQYNIQNISTGPRKNQIEIKLESPQRSNSTTTTAMLRTSSSPRSNSSTSSSCPSSSSSVGAAPGPTTTPLSIGGPGLSRSQPTVYISASPPTSATTTPSDEAVMAPSGSRSQPKFYITANNDDGGGRNPPTVYISAQPPPHGSQGARNMGGQVSMGPAYIHHHPPKSRASMGGGGAATSPRVVVTQPNTKYTFKITVSPNKPPAVSPGVVSPTFEATNLLSLPSDHHFVEPEPHHLSDPLSAHRERPSEPCSLSMGSDDAAYTQALLVHQKARMDRLWHELDLKKKKLEKLKEEVNEMENDLTRRRLERSNSQSQIPSIEEMQQLRCKNRILQIDIDLLTKEIDLLQTRGPHFNPSAIHNFYDNIGFLGPVPPKPKGTLCVEPEGQGTDRRTFHVTSTLTMEPSSAPPPPAALPLESSSKSVKTVADQEEDEGTQWSCTACTFLNHPALNRCEQCEFPRHF
- the LOC121548996 gene encoding TGF-beta-activated kinase 1 and MAP3K7-binding protein 2 isoform X5; the protein is MAQGSHQIDIQVLHDLRQKFPEVPEGVVSQCVLQNNNNLDACCEYLSQVSPGYLYSEGGNLNNTDDPSFIRLRNHMTQLNLGLQSQFQNVHAAPGQDSLRMNGSRTLSHSLSDGPLQTGQPPNSDFFQQEPQSAPVQVPSSLNVFGVMEPTRKPQPPQHLGLYQLGGKGQSMGQHGQQTPRFNPITVTLAPNIQTGRNTPTSLHIHGGPHTQSGLSSPQGNSIYIRPYVTQPGGTTRQSQQQQAGRAQYSPTSQAQQQIYQISHPSSLPGSWTGPSSQQHQHGSSHTSQHQSQGHQTSHVYMPISSPTNPQAPSSIFQAPSGGQTSSSGASSSVMPSGMSSFSQYNIQNISTGPRKNQIEIKLESPQRSNSTTTTAMLRTSSSPRSNSSTSSSCPSSSSSVGAAPGPTTTPLSIGGPGLSRSQPTVYISASPPTSATTTPSDEAVMAPSGSRSQPKFYITANNDDGGGRNPPTVYISAQPPPHGSQGARNMGGQVSMGPAYIHHHPPKSRASMGGGGAATSPRVVVTQPNTKYTFKITVSPNKPPAVSPGVVSPTFEATNLLSLPSDHHFVEPEPHHLSDPLSAHRERPSEPCSLSMGSDDAAYTQALLVHQKARMDRLWHELDLKKKKLEKLKEEVNEMENDLTRRRLERSNSQSQIPSIEEMQQLRCKNRILQIDIDLLTKEIDLLQTRESSSKSVKTVADQEEDEGTQWSCTACTFLNHPALNRCEQCEFPRHF
- the LOC121548996 gene encoding TGF-beta-activated kinase 1 and MAP3K7-binding protein 2 isoform X4; the encoded protein is MAQGSHQIDIQVLHDLRQKFPEVPEGVVSQCVLQNNNNLDACCEYLSQVSPGYLYSEGGNLNNTDDPSFIRLRNHMTQLNLGLQSQFQNVHAAPGQDSLRMNGSRTLSHSLSDGPLQTGQPPNSDFFQQEPQSAPVQVPSSLNVFGVMEPTRKPQPPQHLGLYQLGGKGQSMGQHGQQTPRFNPITVTLAPNIQTGRNTPTSLHIHGGPHTQSGLSSPQGNSIYIRPYVTQPGGTTRQSQQQQAGRAQYSPTSQAQQQIYQISHPSSLPGSWTGPSSQQHQHGSSHTSQHQSQGHQTSHVYMPISSPTNPQAPSSIFQAPSGGQTSSSGASSSVMPSGMSSFSQYNIQNISTGPRKNQIEIKLESPQRSNSTTTTAMLRTSSSPRSNSSTSSSCPSSSSSVGAAPGPTTTPLSIGGPGLSRSQPTVYISASPPTSATTTPSDEAVMAPSGSRSQPKFYITANNDDGGGRNPPTVYISAQPPPHGSQGARNMGGQVSMGPAYIHHHPPKSRASMGGGGAATSPRVVVTQPNTKYTFKITVSPNKPPAVSPGVVSPTFEATNLLSLPSDHHFVEPEPHHLSDPLSAHRERPSEPCSLSMGSDDAAYTQALLVHQKARMDRLWHELDLKKKKLEKLKEEVNEMENDLTRRRLERSNSQSQIPSIEEMQQLRCKNRILQIDIDLLTKEIDLLQTRGPHFNPSAIHNFYDNIGFLGPVPPKPKESSSKSVKTVADQEEDEGTQWSCTACTFLNHPALNRCEQCEFPRHF